In the Triticum aestivum cultivar Chinese Spring chromosome 2B, IWGSC CS RefSeq v2.1, whole genome shotgun sequence genome, CCCCCTTAGCTGGCGAACAGTAGTCTGGAATAGGCTTAAATTTATGGACCCCCTTAGCTGGCGAAAGTTCGCCAGGAGGGGGTGGCATTTGAGAACATTTTCGCTGGCATTTTTAGTTGTGAGGGGTAGCAGTTTTTTCAGAGCGACATGGCAGTTTCTGTCAGAGATGGCAATTTTTCGTTTAAAACTGCCACCGTTTGATCTCGTCTCAGAACTAAAACTGCCATCAAAAGGGGTTCGTTTGCCACCCCTCTCCCAGCGAACAGTCGCCAGATGATTTCCAAAAATTATTAATGTGTAACTAACTGAATTTTCGAAATTTAGTATGGCGAGGGAGGAATGTCGTCGACGATTAACAAAATGATAGGGAAGGTACTCGGTGCTTTCCTTTTCAGAACCATGTGCTTGATATGTGTTTATGGGGACGGATTTATTACCAGGAGGGTTACTGTGAAATAGGTTTAAAATTGTTCCCTGGTAGTGATTTTCTTCAACAATTAGTGTGACGAGGAAAAAACATATCATCATCAACAATTAACAACGATATGCAGAGCTTTCCTCCACAATAGTCAACATATTCCAATATCGTGGGAGTTTTTTTATCTAACCACCATCAACCGGATCAACTTTGCAAAATATGCCATTTTCGGTTCCTATTAGATATTTGAATGGTCAGCCTGTGGAACAAGTACGTGCAACATTTATGACAGCTCTGAACAAATACCTTAACTAACAAGTTACAAAGTTGTCTTGGATTTTAATTAAGAGGAACTCTAAAGATTGTAGGTTTTAATCTTTTGCCATCTCAAGGTCTTTCTTATTCACTCAACATCATCATGATTATAGGTAAAAGCTGCCCGGCttcctcctgttgaagaaatacgaACCATTCTGGACCAAAGTGTCAGAGGTGTTCTGGCTACCCATTCTCAGGTATGCTAGAAGCATTCTTGTATTTGCAGTCTAGTGAGCATGCATTTGCCAGTCTTTTCCTGTGTCGTCTTTTTTAGAATTCTATTGAAACTGGTGAGTACTGATTGCCATGTGGATATGTAAAGGGCGGACCTGATATTTTTTTTTCCATTAACAGCTTCTCTTGATTATTCAAACTTAACTTTGTTGCTTAAACCTGCTTGATAACTCCACTTTTCACTTCTCGCTGAAATGTGGCATGTGCTTGGCAAGGTACCTGTCAGATATTTAGTACATCGTGATATGTAGCTTTTTACCATGCCATACTGGCTGAGATTGTCACCTTCCAGTATGTGCCTTTTCTGCTTTGTGAATGGCAAAGGCAAATTATATTTTTCTTCTATCTCCTTCTATTGTCAATTGGTTGATTACAGCAAAAGAAAATTATAACATGTCATTCTGTTAACAGGAACATGTGGGTTATCCATCTGGTTCAATGGTTGATTTTGCGTGCGATCAAGATGGTTCCCCCATATTAGCAGTGAGTAGTTTAGCAGTTCACTCAAAGGTATGCCAGTATTGTGCTCTCATGATTATGTATACATGTAATACTACCTGTCGACACCGTTCTACGCGCATGGAGACCCTATGCATTTAGTGACTTAACTCAAACACACATGATAACACTGACAATAGCAGGAGTACTGTCAGATAAACACGGACATAAAAAACAGAATGGATAGACATGAAAAATATAAAATGCATGGACAGTGTTCTATGAAAAGAATAGGGTGCTGGTTTAATCTACTAAATTCACAATAGCTTCTGATAGTTATGTCTTTTGTTGCCACCATTTTGCAGAATCTCGCAGGAAGTAGTAAATGCTCACTTTTGGTTGCCAAAGACCCAGAGGACAGAACAGATACTGTAATCACTGTATACGGCGATGCTACACCTGTAATTCCCTCCTTTCACTTGCCCCATATATTAGTGTGCTTATGTCGGACGCGGATTTGGTGAACATGGGTGCGCGCGCACCCtttatgaatagtaaattcaaaaaaatactagaaaaaaccaaaaaaaaactgaATTTATTGTTTTAATATACATAGTCAACCGGTATACTCACATATGAAGTTTCACGAAGAAATCACATCCGTGGTAATctgggcaaaaatgacaaaatcgaaGCTATATTAAAAAACACTGTTTAATGAATAGTATGACCACATttgtattttcttcactaagaataccatgggtatcaatacatTATGAAACTTCACACGTGAGTAGAATGATCGACTAAGGTTCATACCgcgaaatttcagaaatttttaaatttttctagtattttttatgaatttactaTTCACATGGGTGCGCGCGCACCCATGTTCACCTTTGTATTTCGGCTTATGTCCTGATAAATTTCTTAACTTGATATTTATTAAAGCATACAGTATATGTTACCTGATAATTCTTTGTTGGCTCACTTCGTATTGGTTCTGTTCCAAAGGTTCCTGATGAAGAAAAAGATGCAGTGAGAACTGCATATTTACGGAGACACCCTGAGGCCTTTTGGGTATGTTTGTTGAACATTATACTGTTTCTAAAGTAACTGTATAATATCGTACTAATTTCTGATGGAAATTTGCGAAATCAAGGTTGACTTCGGTGACTTCCGTTTTCTGCACATCAAACCAAAAGCTGTACGTTACGTATCTGGGGTTGCAACAGCTATCCTTGGCTCTGGAGGTTTGTGACCCGTCTTTTAAATGCCCTAGTTAAAACTACTTATAGTTAGAAACCTGCATAGCCTTTTTGACCAGAAGTTCAAGGTTCTACTCGACTTTTAATTTGTTTTTTAGTTGCTATGTAATGTTCCTGTAGCGCTCTTGCGAGAATCGTGAGTTGCAATATGAGAACCATGAAAAGGAATATCCTGAATAAGAAAACAGAAACCGAGGAAACTGTATAAAGATAAAACTAGTAGCCTCTCGTCTTATGTCATTCTCTCCTTTTTCACTCAATGTTTCATCCGAATTTAACAATGAAATTTTCTATAACAGAGGTTGAGTGTTCCTATAGTTAGTTTCTTTAGTGAAAACCAGGCTCAATCATAAGACTTGCACATTCGGTGCCCTGCACTTGTGCTTATAGTTAGGTTTTGTGACCTAAAGGTCAAATTCTGTACGAAATGCAATATGATTTGGTTTGATGGTCCTTGAGATACTGTTCTGTTCTCCACATCCTCAGAGTTTAGTGCAGCTGAGTTCAAGGAAGCAAAAGTGGATCCTATATCTCAGTTCTCCGCTCCTATTGCAGTATGTTTTATATTTTATTGACTCCACACTAAATCTATTGATCTTCAATTGGCATATTTATGCTCAAGTTAGCTGCATGTATTCCACAGGGCCACATGAACAAGGATCATGCTGATGATACAAAGCTCATCGTGCAACACTCAACCTCTGTTAAGGCAAGTACAATATAAAGCTTAAGTGGTGTCTGGTCATGAATGCGACTCTGCAAGATATACTAGAAAACAAGTCGTAGCTGTATTAGTTTGCGAGACAGTTATATTATTTATCTTCTGTTCATTTCATACTTAAGTTTCTTTCTGTAACCAAATAACTAGTATTTTAGTTATTGTATGGCGGTGTTGTGCTCGGTCACCGTGATATATTTTGTGTGTAGAGACGAATGTTTTAGTTTAAGGATATGGTTCCTACTTTTTGTCCCAAACATTAGataaaaaaaggtgcaaaacacaCAAAGCTTGGTTCTGAGTTCTTTTTCTTTACAGTAAACACATCTATGCCTTGTATCACTCTTTCATTTTCTTAATTTTGACACTTCTATACTTCACCAAATGTTAATGTTTCCATTTAAATATATTGAGGGATGACAAATGTAAGCTATTTCAGGTGGATTTCGCTTCTATTCTGGATGTGGATAGCCTCGGTATCAATGTGAAGGTAACAGCCCTCTCAAAGCTTGGCTCGATTTTCTTGTATAGACCTCTGTATAGTCCCCCCCCCCTCCCACTCCTCCCCCGCACATACCCTCTGTTGTACATATCTCCTTTTTTTTCAATAGAAAATTACTGTCGAGGCTCCCCTCTTTCAAAAATGGGGATGTAATAAGTAATAACTATACAAAGGCTGTGTCTTTTTCTTGTTTGGCAAAAAAAATATCAATGAATCATAGCGATGTTGTCTTGTGAATGCTTTCTACCCTCAGCTCCGATAGTCGACCAGTAAATTGTCATATGCACTGTATTAGCGGTTTTGACGATCAGAACAGAATTCGAAATAGACAATTTATTCCCAGGGATGTTCTTTTTTTTAGTGGCTAAAGGCTGTTCTTTGGTTGGACAATGATGCACTATCCTTTCATATCTTTGAATTTACTTAACCAGACCTTTAATGTGCCATGCTATATTCTAGTCAAAGCCAACCGGTGTGGTAACATGGTAATTGACACTTTCCTTGTTGTGCAGGCTGGCTATGATGGAACTGTTCTGAAGCTGCGAATTCCCTTCCCTAGACGTGCGCAAGACAGAAAGTTAGTTCCTGCTCTATTATATTTTCCCCATAGTTATAATTCATGCATACTCATTTCTCCATTCTGCTCTATACTTATATTTGCTACTCTCTTCATAATCTTGTTGTTAAAATTGGGTTTACACATAACATGTTCCCTTCTTTGGGGATGATTATGCATTTTGTCACTTGCATTGTTCATCAAGGCCTCCTAGGTTTTCAATCTGCTGAATGACGGTTTAATTGGTAACTAAGACATGCTTATTCTGATTACTCAATTGATTGACTCTAAACGGTCCTGTGCTTTTACAGGGATGTGAAGACACTTATTGTGGAAATGCTACAGGCTGCAAAGGCCTCATCCTGACATGCTGAATGGCCTCTTTGTTCTGGAAGGCAGTGGCGGCGTCCATGTAGAAAGAAAGCCCTAGCCGATAAGAGCTTTCAGGTTGCTCTCCAGTCTCAGTGTCCGCGAAGATGGATGATACAGAAAATTCCATGGTTTCATACATCAATCATCACTATTGTGACAGCGAACTTGTGTGAATTACTTCCAGTCAAACTTAAAGAAATGCAAAACGACTTGTATATTGTACTGAACTGTTTTGCACTCATACACGACTGAGGCTGTTGAGCAAACAAAGGTCATCTTATTGGAAGGTTTCGCATGTCAAAATTAGATATTGTCATGCACACTCCTGCGGGGATCCAATCCGATGCACGAATTGCCTTTGATTTGGTCACATCACCCGCTTCTGCCGCGCTAAGAAGCTTGTCCACCAAGCTTTGCCGCCCcaaggtcatgctccaccgcctgCATCCACTAGTGATGTCTTCATGACAGACGTGCAGTTCCAGTTTGTCTTGGCTAGCAAGTCGGGTTGGTGGAGGAAACCAAGCTGCTTCGCACTGAGCTTCATGATTGCCTTGCGCGAGTTGGGAGTGTTTTGGTGAGGACGGAGGCCGCTCTTGCCAAACTAGAGGTGGTGCCGGATGTGTCTTCGCTGCTTGAGCTTCAGATTGGGGTTGCCCCTGATTTGTCCCCGTCACCCGAGATCCTGGTTGGTTCTGCCACAGACATGTATGGAGATCTCTCCCCTCGTGCTACATCCTGTTGGTTGTCGTTGCATGTCGTGCCGATTGCTTTCGGGAGTGAAGCCGTTGTCGAGGTTGTGGCTCCGGTGTTGCAGAAGATTTATGGGGAGCCCACTTCGCCTATTTAGATGGTGCTTCCTAAGGAGATGGGGTCGCTTGGAGAGTACTTGGCGATTCTGACTACGACCACACTGCCGTCGTTGGAGCCCAGTCGGCTGCTCGCCTTTGTGGACCGTGGAGGTTTGGACGCTGCTATTGCGCTCTCACCTGAGGTTGTTGCCCAGGTGGCGTCCGTGGGTGCTGAGGTTGATGAGATAGGTGCTTTGGCAGCTAATTATGAGGTGATGAAGCCCGTTCGGTCGCCCATGTTTGACCGTGACGCTATGTTGACACGTATTGACGAGGCGGTCTTCGTGAAAAAACTTGGCCGCTTACTCGCCTCCTTGGAGATAGCTTGTCCTGGGTCTTGCAGTGTGATTGCTTGCCTCTTAGTGGATGAGGTTTCTACAGGCAAAATAAAGAAAGTGAACAAGGCTCTCAGGAGCATAGGCAAGAAGAGTGTCGCCATTGATAAGGCGTCTGCGGCTGCTTAATGGAGGATACTCAGTCTCTTCGTCCTCCATCTCTGACTGGCTCGTCTCTATGGATTTCGTGGCGTCCGATGTATTCAATCTTGATTTTGTTGAGGGTTTGTTTGCGACATAGAAGTGCCAGGGTTCGTGGctgttgcatgttatgtatgtttGTCGGGTTGACCGTGGGGTCATGGAGTTTCTTTCTTAACGAGTAGTCCGCATGATCTATATGTATCGGTTTTCGTCCAGTTTTCCATTAATTAACCggtcaattctcttcttcttaattaatcgatgaggcaatttTTTGCCttggtttcgaaaaaaataaaaaaatagatatTGTGTTTCCCTCTATGAGTTTTTATACCATCTGAACTATCAACCGGCGAGCTAACGAGCTGTAAGATAATTTGCTCGGGTAAAAGAAAAAGGGGATTATTTGATTCAAAGGAATATTAGAAGTTTTATAGAGGATTTAATTCTTAAAAAAATCCTACTTGTTTGATTTGCATGATTAGAGTCCTTAGATTTTTCTTTCCCTAAGGATACCTTTTGGAGAAAGAAATCAGTCCACCGAAATTTCTTGCtataagagcaactctagtagaGTTATTGTATCGGGTAGTCGCCATATCGCATATCGAGCGTATTTCATATGGATTTATAGGTTGTCGGGCTTGTGCACAAACACGGAGTCGgcgaaccaacttgtggttggatggctagagggacagtggtatcctcaacccatcagggttcaagtcctggtgctcgcattattcctggatttatttcaagattttcggcgatacgctttcagtggaaggagatgtttccatcgacgatgaggtgcctacgttgacttcgtaaatctcaagatgatatgccggctcagtctctcgaaggtgctcataggggtaggatatgcgtgtgtgcgttcataagggtAAGTGTATGCGcgcatgtatgagcgcttgcgtctgtactgtggtAAAAAGTACAAAGTCGCCAAACGGCTGCCTCCATAAATTTTTATTTATCTGTTTTTGTCAAATCCCCTTCAAATTTGTAGGGGCAATTTAAGCTCAGTTTAACCTATGTAAACACATGTATCGGCATGATAATTATCAACTATATTAGTTAGGAACTAGGCTACATATACTTAGTGGCCAAAATGTGCCACATTACATATAGTTTGCGACTTTACAATGTCGTTAATCGACAATACTACCTAGACTAGTTGTCGTCCTCCTCATTCGAATTCAAGTTGATGAGGTAGGCGTAGGGGTCAGAGCAACGAGCAACGACCGCCATCTGTGACACCTCCTCTTTGTCGGCCTGAGCGGGGCTGAAGCACTCCTCCTAGCAGCGGCGCGTGTCCACTTTGAGTCCGGAGAGACGCACCACGACTGCGATTGGGTCAGGACGATGTCGCCCAAGGTGCCAGATACATCGTGCTCGCTGCCATAGGCGCCTCTAtctccgtcccccccccccccccccccccccgcgccgccaTAGGAGGTTGTGTCGGCTGCCACAACTAGTGCATCACGGGGCAGAGTATGCCCCGTGGTTGCACGACATCTGCGACGGGAGGTAAGAGTGGAGGAGATGGGAAAGGAGGAagcaaggaggaggcagaggcaacaACTAGGGCTTGGGTTGATGGTGACGCATCGTCGTCGGGCTTCTATAGCCAGGGACTGATGTAGCATGGCGGCCATCGCGACAGCCACCTGAGAATTCACGACAAGTGATTGGCGGTCATGTCCCCACACTAACTGGTGATTAATCGGAATGCGCAAGTGCGTGTACAGGTGGCGAGCTGTTTCAAACCCGACCatggcacgaggaggaagaagtTGGAACTTCCTCCCGCGCTGGCGGTTGGGTTTGGAGCAAGCTCCATACTGGCCAACCACAGCCTCCAAATATTGAGAGTACAAGATAAATTATACTCATTGGCAGCCATTCATTTTGGATCAAAATCGTCGTGTTGACAGTTATTATGACGATTGGGACCATATGGCAACTCTCTACTAAAGTTGCTCTAATACTTTTGTTTTCTCCAGTGATGTGTCAAGCGCTCTTGATGCTAATTCCAGTAGTTTCACAATCAACAAAATTCAAGGGTACTGTAGTGATCTAAACGTTGTTATTTTTgtttacaaagggagtacatgACAAGTAAAATCATAGTTTTCCTATTAGTTTTTTACAAACCTATGAATCGAAGAggttgtgatgcggagcatcctacgttcatccccatgtacactccgactactctccaatccccaagaggacatatgacgagaccttgaacattcgccattggacacaaggtgaactcgcttcTCTCCGAActgtcactttccacatgtgagatatggctactacctccaacgtgtgtgctatgcatgaccaggaaccaagaggaaggccaTGTAACAACTATGAgcattggacaagacggcgaggacaccaagcgcgaggaacaagaggaagagctgccaGGAAGCTACAACtctcggacgtccgacgacctccgGATGACAAACGAtctccggacgtccggcgcctggaGACTCCACCAGCCAGATCGACTCCAGCCAAGGCATcctacagcgcccggacgaccggcaGACACCGGATGTCCGACACTcatcagcgcccggacgaccgacgccgaccggacaTCCGACACTTCCAGACCAGAGCCAAAACATCGAAAGTCCGAAGACTTCCGGACGACCATACGCCCGTGAGCGACCGGACGACTGACAGccatcggacgtccgacgcctgtctacGCACAGAGACCgtgcccgaggcccatgtatctctctcccacttaccccttcatggacctagactatatatactcctccacctcctcctagttagggttagaaaaggattagctcatttgagagatagagctttgctcattcacttggttacttctccattggagtccacggcctcttcggagaagatccc is a window encoding:
- the LOC123044460 gene encoding uncharacterized protein: MRPFLFTPVGAQLASLPSPSTLSRLLRPLHLQNRHAHAIPIPTPTSSSSLLLHPPRRSSGRRGDRFLVASSSPSQMAAPADAPGGSADAFEVIRAHQVKAARLPPVEEIRTILDQSVRGVLATHSQEHVGYPSGSMVDFACDQDGSPILAVSSLAVHSKNLAGSSKCSLLVAKDPEDRTDTVITVYGDATPVPDEEKDAVRTAYLRRHPEAFWVDFGDFRFLHIKPKAVRYVSGVATAILGSGEFSAAEFKEAKVDPISQFSAPIAGHMNKDHADDTKLIVQHSTSVKVDFASILDVDSLGINVKAGYDGTVLKLRIPFPRRAQDRKDVKTLIVEMLQAAKASS